From the Streptomyces sp. NBC_00390 genome, the window CTCCGGGCTCACCCCCGAGCGCCCCGTGCGCCGGAAGGGGAGGCTCGCGGCGGATCCCGGGCCCGACGCCGCACGGGTCCTGGGCACGGCCACGGCGGTTCCGGTCGTCCTCCTCCACGGCTTCATCGACAACCGCTCCGTCTTCGTCCTGCTGCGCCGCTCCCTCGTCGGCCCCGGCCGACGCCACGTCGAGTGCCTCAATTACTCCCCCCTCACCCGCGACGTCCGCACCGCGGCCGAGCTGCTGGGCCGCCACATAGAAGAGATCTGCATCCGCACGGGGCACCACGAGGTCGACATCGTCGGGCACAGCCTCGGCGGCCTCATAGCGCGGTACTACGTCCAGCGCCTCGGTGGTGACCAGCGCGTCCGCACGCTCGTCACTCTCGGTACCCCGCACTCCGGCACCACCGTGGCGCCCCTCGCCGGCGCGCACCCGGTCGTGCGGCAGATGCGGCCCGATTCCCCGGTGATCGAGGAGCTGCGCAGTCCCGCCCCGGGCTGCCGCACGCGCTTCGTGTGCTTCTGGAGCGATCTCGACCAGATCATGGCCCCGATCGAGACGGCCTGCATCGACCACCCGGATCTCATCGTGGAGAACGTGCGGGTCAGCGGAATCGGGCATCTCGCGCTGCCGGTGCACCCTGCCGTCGCGGCCCGCATCCGCCAGACCCTCGATGCCGAGGAGTCGGCCACGGGCGACTCGGGCGCAGTCTCCGTCGCCTGATCCACTCCTCGGAGCGGGCGTCGAGACATCGAACATTTCTCGAACGTAGGGCCAAAGCTCTGCCCACACCCCGCCGAAAGGCGGCCGAATGCCCGTTTCCTGCTTGCCTGGTTCCCGCTGAAGATTGTCGCCGTCGCGTACCGCCGGGTACAGTCGCGCCACTGCTTTCCCCTGGAGCCCCGCCTTGCGGTGGTTCCGGACACTGGTCCTGCTGCCGAGGCGAGAGAGAAGTTGGTGAACGACCAGCACGCCCACGCCGGATACAACGGCTACGCCGCCGGCAGCTTCGACTCCGACCCGCTCTTCGGCGCCCTTCCGGGCAGTTACGAAGCGGGCCACAGCAGCCAGTACGACTCGACCCAGTGGGACGCCGGATCGCACCAGTCCACGGGTTACGACGCCTACGCGTCGCCGCAGCAGGCCCAACAGCCGCAGTACGACCAGCAGTACGACACCACCGGCCAGTGGGACGCCGGCGCCTGGAACCAGGGCGCGCACACCGGCCAGTACGAGACGGCCGCGGCCACGTTCGCCTATGACGCGACCGGCCACTGGGCCTCACCGGGCTACGACACCGGCGCCTACGACGCCACCGCCTGGAACTCCGCCGGGGCCACCGGCACGACGGACGCGTTTGTACCCCAACAGTTCACGCCGGAGCACGAGTTCGTCCCGGCCGGGGGCTATGACACGACCGGCTACGAGGCCGCCGGGTACGAGACGGCAGGCCAGGAGACCGGCTACGACAGCGGTTACGAGGCGGGTTACGACACCGCG encodes:
- a CDS encoding esterase/lipase family protein; translated protein: MKVLPFNVPCFNLRVSAALLRATALELAILAAHLLLYPSGLTPERPVRRKGRLAADPGPDAARVLGTATAVPVVLLHGFIDNRSVFVLLRRSLVGPGRRHVECLNYSPLTRDVRTAAELLGRHIEEICIRTGHHEVDIVGHSLGGLIARYYVQRLGGDQRVRTLVTLGTPHSGTTVAPLAGAHPVVRQMRPDSPVIEELRSPAPGCRTRFVCFWSDLDQIMAPIETACIDHPDLIVENVRVSGIGHLALPVHPAVAARIRQTLDAEESATGDSGAVSVA